A section of the Trachemys scripta elegans isolate TJP31775 chromosome 10, CAS_Tse_1.0, whole genome shotgun sequence genome encodes:
- the RSL1D1 gene encoding ribosomal L1 domain-containing protein 1 — protein MAAPGQKLDRSQVKKAVQALLAYTKTKDKTDELLLNENENVYLMVTVWKIPPQEQVIKIPLPHGIRPETSEVCLFTKDEPELSGEQTENLYKKLLIQNGITSISQIISYKTLKKEYKPFEAKRRLLNRFDLFLADDRIRRLLPSHIGKHFYQSKKAPLSVNLKAKNLAKELNKHIQGTILPVTNKGCCYTARVGHTGMKADELLENVSVAAEVISNKLPKNWKNIKVLHLKTLKSVALPIFNSYICNLDELDKQPSLHQKGGQKKKGKKRKQKAVTEQTSPKAKVTAEKKKNAKNLEMEQKRKAETLAVTEPDEDDGEIPQLVPIQTEASIAGQEKTEPNQTSGKGVNMSRKPETPLGKRKMTSLAPETPKTKLKLAENEEDLPIPAQQKQPKKPRSPKEVVKEKELKKTPKKPAAKSFDTPHGGKLVKSAKKALKTPKQMPKKMKVPQSA, from the exons ATGGCGGCGCCGGGCCAGAAGCTGGATCGCTCACAG GTTAAAAAGGCAGTGCAGGCCTTGCTGGCATACACAAAGACCAAAGATAAAACAGATGAACTGCTTTTGAATGAGAACGAGAATGTATACTTAATGGTGACAGTATGGAAAATCCCACCACAAGAACAAGTTATCAAAAT CCCACTTCCTCATGGTATTCGACCAGAAACATCTGAAGTTTGCCTCTTCACAAAAGATGAACCTGAATTATCTGGAGAACAGACCGAAAACTTGTACAAGAAACTGTTGATCCAGAATGGGATCACAAGTATCAGCCAG ATCATCTCCTATAAAACTCTCAAAAAAGAATACAAACCATTTGAAGCAAAGCGTCGTCTCCTGAACAGATTTGACCTCTTCCTGGCCGATGACCGAATTAGAAGGCTTTTGCCCTCCCATATAGGGAAACACTTTTATCAAAGCAAAAA ggCACCTTTATCTGTGAACCTGAAAGCCAAGAATCTAGCTAAGGAACTAAACAAACATATTCAGGGAACTATACTTCCAGTTACCAACAAGGGGTGTTGTTA TACAGCACGTGTAGGTCACACTGGAATGAAAGCTGATGAGTTATTAGAAAATGTTTCTGTTGCTGCTGAGGTGATTTCCAATAAGCTGCCAAAG AATTGGAAAAATATTAAAGTTCTTCACCTCAAAACACTCAAATCTGTTGCTCTCCCAATCTTCAATTCATATATCTGCAATTTAGATGAGCTTGACAAGCAGCCATCTCTCCATCAAAAGGGAGGACAG aaaaagaaagggaaaaaaaggaaacagaaggcAGTCACAGAACAGACTTCACCTAAAGCAAAAGTGACAGCTGAAAAGAAGAAGAATGCCAAAAACCTTGAGATGGAAcagaagagaaaagcagaaaCCTTGGCAGTCACAGAACCAGATGAGGATGATGGAGAAATTCCGCAACTTGTTCCTATTCAAACAGAAGCCAGTATAGCTGGGCAGGAG AAAACTGAACCAAATCAGACTTCAGGAAAAGGTGTAAACATGAGCAGAAAACCTGAGACACCACTTGGTAAGAGAAAGATGACATCGTTGGCTCCGGAGACtccaaaaacaaaactgaaattggCTGAAAATGAGGAAGATTTGCCAATACCAGCTCAACAGAAACAACCCAAGAAGCCCAGGAGCCCAAAGGAAGTAGTAAAGGAGAAAGAGCTGAAAAAGACTCCCAAAAAACCAGCAGCAAAATCCTTTGACACACCTCATGGGGGCAAGCTTGTAAAATCAGCCAAGAAAGCTCTCAAAACACCAAAACAGATGCCCAAGAAAATGAAAGTCCCACAATCAGCCTGA